Part of the bacterium genome, CCGCCCCTCTCGTGAGACGAAGACCGTTGCCGCTTGAATGAGGACGAGCGCAGCGGCCGACGCGATCAGGGCCACCGGCGCGGGCGGGCGTCCGGTCGTGAGTCCGACCCAGAGGCTCACCACGTCGGCGGCCGCGAGCCCGGCGCACGCCGGCCAGGTGGGGAAGAGGGCTCCACCCAGCACGATCCACGGACCGTACGCGAGGGCCCCCAGGTCCACGGCGCCAACCGCAAGGCTCACGCTCAAGAGACCGAACAGGTACCCCGCGTACGAGACGATCGGGGAGATCTTGTACGCGAGCGCCAGTCCGCCGACGAGGCCTGACAGGGCCGCGGCGGCGGCGTTCCACCCTTGGTGGGCTCCCCACAGGAGCGCCATCGAATACAGGCCGGTCGCCGCGCCAACGACGAGGGGGAGGTGTCGGAGCTGATCGCTAAACAAGGGGACGGCGCGGGGGGCCGGCGCCTCGCCCGCGCCGGCGGACCCGTCGGCCCCGAGCGTCACGTCGCCGTCATCCTTCGGCGCCAATCCAAGCCTCCCCACCTACCCAGATCTCCTTCTTCCAAATCGGGACGGTGAGCTTCAGCGTATCGATGGCGAACCGTGCGGCGTCAAATGCCTCGGCCCGGTGGGGCGCCGAGACGCTGATCGCGATGCTGGTGTCTCCGACGTTGAGCCGCCCCGTCCGATGGATCATGGCCACCCGGGTCGCCGGCCACCGGGACATGATCGTCGACGCGATCTTCTCCATCTCCCGCCGCGCCAGGACTTCATATGCCTCGTACTCGAGGTGGTCGACCCGCCGGCCGCGCGCATTGTCGCGGACCACGCCCAAAAATAGCACGACCGCGCCCGCGCGAGGATCGGCGACCTCTCGCACGAGGCGGTCGAACGCGATGGGCCCGTCGGTGAGCTCGATCAGGGGCGGGCGCGCCGGTCGTTCGTCGCCGCCTCCGCCGCTCACCGGCGGGATTAACGCCACCTCGTCGTCATCGTGGAGGGGGCGACCGCCGTCCACGTACTCGTCGTTGACCGCGTACCCCGACGGTTCGGGCAGGCGCGCCAGGGCGGGATAGCGATTCACGAGCGCCGTCCACACCGCCTGTCCCCGGCTTCCGCCCTCGAGGGCGAGCTCGATTTGGGAGGCGCCCACCGCTTCGCGGTACGATGCAAAGAGCCGCACCCGCACTTTCACAGCCCCGATTGTACCATAGGCTAGGCCACGGTCTGGGCGCGCCGGCGCCGAACTGGGTAATATATGTCGTGGAACTCCTGGCCGGGCGCCGACCGTAGTAAGGAGGCGTGGCGGTGTGTTCGAGGTGATGACGAAGATGCGATTCCAATGGTTGATGCTCGCCTCCGCGGTCACTGCGCTGACGTTGACCCCGATGGTCCCGCCTATGCCGGTGCCCACCGCCCACGCCCAGCTCTTCAGCATGAGCGAGCAGCAGGAGATCCAGCTTGGACGTCAAGTCGAAGCCGAGGTCGCCAAGAAGCCGGGGTTCGTCGACGACCCAGGCCTTACCAGTTATGTGGCGGGAATCGGGTTGCGCCTCGCCCACGTCTCGGAGCGGCCCAATCTTCCCTGGACGTACCACATCGTCCGCGACAAGAGCGTGAATGCCTTCGCCGTGCTCGGCGGATTCGTGTTTGTCGATCAAGGGCTGTTGACGTTTGTGAAGTCCGAAGACGAGCTCGCGTTCATCTTGGGGCACGAAACGACGCACGTCGCGCACCGCCACGCCGTGGACCTCGCGCAGCGAGACCTGGAGGTTCAGTTCGGCGCGGTGTTGCTGACGCAATTCGTCTTCGGCGGGAGCTGGACCGCCTACCAGCTTTCGCAGATCGCCCGCGGTCTCGTGGACGCGAAGTATTCAAGGGACAAGGAGTTCGAGGCCGACCGCTACGGCGTAATTTATGCGCAGAAGGCCGGCTTCAACTCCTCCGCGGCGATCAGCTTCTTTGAACGCCTGCAGCGCCTGGACAAAACCCAGCCCGCCCTGGCGCATGCGTTTGAAGACCACCCGGACACTCCCGACCGGATCAAAGCGCTCCGGGCTCAGCTGCATCAGATGGGCTATCAAGTGGCCGGTCCCGAGGCCCCGGCGCCCGCCCCTGGGCCCGCGGTGAAGCCGTCCTCCGCCCAGACGGCGCCCCACTCTACTGTCTCCGGCGACAGGTAATGAGCGACAGGGGAGCTCCCGCCGTCCCCGAATGATCTGCGGGTGACGCCGCTCAGGATCGCCGATCCGTACGCGGCCCCTGGTCAGTACCGCAAGGCGCAGCTCCACTGCCACACGACCAATTCCGACGGGACGTTCGCTCCGCGCGGGCTGCTCGAGCGCTACCGGACCGCCGGGTACACCTTTGTCGTGTTCACCGACCACGAACGGGTGACCACGTGCGACGATCTGAACGACGGCGCGTTTCTGGCCCTCCCCGGCGCAGAGACGGCCATCGGCCGTCCATTCCGGCCGCTGGGGCCCCATCTGGGCCGGATCGGGGCGCCGGGGCGGCTTGACGTGCGCGGCGCCCAGGCTGCGATCGATGCGACCATCGCCGCCGGCGGCGTCGTCTCCCTGCACCATCCGGGGTGGACCGGGAATCTCTGGACGGGCCGGTGGATCCTCGCGGAGATGATCGCGCTCCGCGGGTATCACCTCATCGAGATCAGCAACCACCACAGTGCTTCCCGCACGGACGTGGAGCGGTGGGCCACGGTGCAGGCCGCGCGCGGTCCGGCGGCTCCCGTCGGGGGCGTGGCGGTGGACGACTTTCATCGGGAGAGGGACTTTAACACGGGGTGGGTGATGGCCAAGACCGCCGCCGTGACCCAGGAGGCATTCCTCGGCGCGCTCCGTACACGCGCCCTCGTGGCGTCCACGGGCCCCCACGCCGAATTCGGCGTCCACGACGGCACGATCGTCTGCGCGACGGACGCCCGGCGCATCCGATTCCTCGAT contains:
- a CDS encoding M48 family metalloprotease, translated to MFEVMTKMRFQWLMLASAVTALTLTPMVPPMPVPTAHAQLFSMSEQQEIQLGRQVEAEVAKKPGFVDDPGLTSYVAGIGLRLAHVSERPNLPWTYHIVRDKSVNAFAVLGGFVFVDQGLLTFVKSEDELAFILGHETTHVAHRHAVDLAQRDLEVQFGAVLLTQFVFGGSWTAYQLSQIARGLVDAKYSRDKEFEADRYGVIYAQKAGFNSSAAISFFERLQRLDKTQPALAHAFEDHPDTPDRIKALRAQLHQMGYQVAGPEAPAPAPGPAVKPSSAQTAPHSTVSGDR
- a CDS encoding molybdenum cofactor biosynthesis protein MoaE, which produces MRVRLFASYREAVGASQIELALEGGSRGQAVWTALVNRYPALARLPEPSGYAVNDEYVDGGRPLHDDDEVALIPPVSGGGGDERPARPPLIELTDGPIAFDRLVREVADPRAGAVVLFLGVVRDNARGRRVDHLEYEAYEVLARREMEKIASTIMSRWPATRVAMIHRTGRLNVGDTSIAISVSAPHRAEAFDAARFAIDTLKLTVPIWKKEIWVGGEAWIGAEG